AGTCTCCGGTCAGAGCATCCGAGATTCCATACGAGAACGAGTACTGAGGGTTCGGGTCGTACTCCTCGGGGTGGGCAGCATAGGCAACCTTGGCAATCGGGGCAGCGGCTACCAGCGGAGCCGAGGCATAGGCAAtcttggccaccggggccagaGCCGGGGCAGCATGGTAGCTGACGGCTGGCGAGGCAATGAGTCCAGCGCGGGCAACGGCGACCAGAGCGGCGAAGGTCACGAACTGTAGACGAAGCGCCCAGAAATAGAACGACCCCTCATTAAACGATCATGGTTCattccttgtttttttgtaaagTTCCTTCAAGACTCCTTCGATCTGTGAACGTACCTTGAAAGCCATTTCTACGTCGGTCGGATAGAGAGGATGTACTTCACGGCACCGGATGATCAATCGAACTGTGGCTCGGCCACCGAGAGGTGCCCAATTTATACGCCGTCTGCGGACGGCGAGCCGGCACTAAAACTGTAACTGTGCCCAACGCAACCATTCCGTCACATCAACAAGGATGGCCGCGGCCGACCGCAACGTTTCGcgaaaaagggataaaaaAGTGTGTCGCGAAATTTGCGGCTCCAGGGCGGCCGTTGGTCCGACACCGCCGTTCATGCCGTTCAAAGGTGAACGTAATCGTTTTCGAATTCCCTTTTCGCCCCATGGTTCTCAGGCTCAGGAAGGACCCACTCGCGGGTTCTTTGGCCACTTCGGAGGTGGGCAATATTGGCCATAATTTAATGTAGCCCGTAGTCGGGATCTCAGGAGTTAAGACAAAACACGGACCGACGAGCGGAGCGAGGCACGCCCGGGCATTTATGCTGTCCTGTAGCACTACACCCTGACAAACCCCCGGGCTCTGTCTGCCGCAGCCAGCCCACCGTAAAGGTAATGATCGAATGATACTTTAAGAAGGTCGTTCACTTTTGGTTTCATTGGCCTGTTTCTTGTGTGGCAGCGCGTCCGATTAACTGACGGTGGGAGTGGGTCAACTCCGCCGCGAGGAGCACCCTCTGCGTGACCTGGCTGGGTCGGGTTGGTGGGGGTCTGCAAGCAGGGGATCTTATGGAACCAGTTCCCGTTCCACTTCCGCTGTTCGGTTATGCTCTTTCTCGCGCACGAAGAGACCCCCAGCGTCACCTGGAATGATTGTTGACCTTTCGGAGTGAGCTGATTGGATGCGAACGTTACGCAGCGAATACGTCAGCGCGGCGTGTCCCGGCGACAAGATGTTTTTGCTTATGCCACTGCTGCACTTGGCTACCGACCACTTGGCGCtgaataaattacaaatcTATGGCACGTGACAGAATACCGGATCATTGGCACCGGTGAGAACAATAGGCCACTTATGACCCATCAACGACACGAATAAGACGCCAGGCTGGGCTACAGCGAACGAGATGTCAGTTTTCATAAGGGATACGAATCTAATGCACTCGGgcttaaaattttaaaacctATATTGGCTGGAAAAGTCGGTTCTAACCGGTCATAGGAAGTTAAGGACGAAGATTCAAGAAATAATTGggttcaattcaaattttgaAGGCATTAGTAGTTTATTCGTGGTGTGCAACTTAGCCATTGTTTTATCGACACAATGCTCGAAATCATTGGTACGTTACGCAAGGTTCTACGACTTTGCAGAATAATCTTTTTTAATGTCTTCTGGCAAtgttaattgtttcattttcctatCCTGATGTTAAAGAAATCCATCGGTGTCGTTGAGAACATGTTTTCTCTAGTTCGTTCATAATGTATATCATCCGTATTGAGAAGTACCAGAGGGTTTCTCGATCTGTTGACCTACCAAGTGACCTTGGCGGTTACACCACCCATTCATTGGTCGGCAGGTGGTTGAAGCCGGATTTCTGGTACCAACAGTTGTGTTCCACAAAAATCACCGAATGCCAGCCAGGTACCCAATCTCATACGGGCTCAGTGTGCGTTAGTGGTCCATGGTTCAATTCGTAGCGATCCGTGCCAAATTGCTCCCGATCGCGTGCAGCCTACCGCCAACGGCTCCCGCTTGACCTGAGCCGAAGATTAAGATCAACCGGCATATAGCAAGGTCGTCTCTGGTGCTGCCTGCCGGTCATTTGCAACGGTCTCTTTTTGCACCTTGTCTTAAGTTCGCGCGCTCGAgtccgtgtttgtgtggagCCGAGGATTACGGCGGCTTAAGTACGATGGCAAAGGGGGGAAACTTCTTGTACGCAGTGCGCTTATACTTGACCTGCCACCTCCATTCATTTACTGACATATTCGTCCGACCGAACGCTTGTTAAAGCGAAATGGACCGTGCCCCGTAACTGCATCCGACAAACCGTCgtaaagta
This genomic window from Anopheles bellator unplaced genomic scaffold, idAnoBellAS_SP24_06.2 scaffold01104_ctg1, whole genome shotgun sequence contains:
- the LOC131214487 gene encoding cuticle protein-like, encoding MAFKFVTFAALVAVARAGLIASPAVSYHAAPALAPVAKIAYASAPLVAAAPIAKVAYAAHPEEYDPNPQYSFSYGISDALTGDSKSQHESRSGDVVQGSYSLIDADGFKRTVDYTADPHHGFNAVVHR